In the Rubrivivax gelatinosus IL144 genome, GCGTAGCGGCCCCAGGCGACCATGGTCTCGAAGCTGCGCTCCGGGTTCTCGTAGGGCAGCGCGGTGGCGATCTCGTGGATCACCTGGTCGGCGTCCACCGCCTCGTGCTCGCGCAGCAGCGCCAGCAGCACGTGGAAGATGCGCAGCTTGAACACCTGCGCGGCGAAGATGCGCCGCCGTTCTTCGCCGCTGGCGGCGACGAAACGCCGGCCCAGTTCGGTGAAGCGCACCTGGTCCTTCGGCGTCTCGATCAGCTCCAGGATCTCGGCGGCCTTGACGATGGCGATGGTGTCGCCGAACTCGCGCCCGATCTCGTCGGAGATGTCGTAGATGTTGGACAGCTCCGGCGCGTCGTTGAGGATGCTCAGCAGGCCCAGGATCTGGCCCACCGCGACCAGCGGGATCGCCTCCATGCGCGGCCGCGCGCGCGAGATCGGCTGGCCGGCAGTCGCCGTCTCCGGCGGCAGGTCGGGCAGCGCGGTGCGCGTGATCGCGTCGTGGATCAGTTGCACCAGGCGCTGGAACTCCGGGTCGCGTGCGTCGCGCGGGTACGGCAGCTTGTTCTCCAGCACCAGGCCGATGCGCCCCGGGCGCGGGAAGACGACGACGATGCGCGTCGCCATCTCCACCGCCTCCTCGATGTTGTGCGTGACCATGAACACCGAGTCCGGGCCGCCGCCGGGCGTGCGCCACAGCGCCAGCAGCTCCTGGCGCAGGTTCTCGGCGGTCAGCACGTCCAGCGCGCTGAAGGCCTCGTCCAGGCACAGCAGCCGCGGCTGCGAGACCAGCGCCCGCGCGATGCCGACGCGCTGGCGCATGCCGCCGGACAGCTCGCGCGGATAGGCCGCGTGGTGGTTGCCCAGGCCGATCAGCTCGATCGCGCGGTCGATCGCGGCGTCGCGTTCGGCCAGCGCCATCGGCCGCGACATCAGGCCGACGGCGACGTTCTGCGCCACCGTCAGCCAGGGGTACAGCGCGAAGGTCTGGAACACGACCGAGGCGTCGCGGTTGACGCCCGCCAGCGGCCGGCCGCCGGCCAGCACCCGCCCGGTGCTGGGCTCGACCAGGCCGACCAGGCAGCGCAGGATCGTCGACTTGCCCGAGCCCGACTGGCCCAGCAGCGCGACGAACTCGCCGCGGCCGACGGCCAGGTCGATGTCGTCGAGCACCTTCAGCTCGTGGCCGCCGGCGGTCTTGTAGGACTTGCTGACCGCGCACAGCTGGGCCAGCGGCGTGGCGGTTTCGGGCAGGCGCAGATCCATCGTCTCACTCCAGCTTGAAGCGCCGTTCGGCGTAGGCGTACAGGGGCCGCCAGACCAGCTTGTTGGTGGCGACGACGAACAGGGACATCACAGCGATGCTGGCGACGATCAGCGGCGTGTCGCCGCGGCGCGTGACGTCGGCGATGAAGGCCCCCAGGCCCTGGGCGCGCAGCGTCGTGTCGCCCCAGCTCGCCAGCTCGGCGACGATGCTCGCGTTCCAGGCGCCGCCGGCGGCGGTGCAGGCGCCGGTCACCCAGGCCGGGAACACCGCCGGCAGGATCAGCGTGCGCCACAGCGCCCAGCCGCGCAGGCCGGACATGCGCGCGGCTTCCTTTAGGTCGTTGGGGATCGCCGAGGCCCCGGCGACGACGTTGAACAGGATGTACCACTGCGTGCCCATCGCCAGCAGCGCGATGCTGCCCCAGTCCAGCGACACCTGGTGGGCGACGAAGAAGCCGACCGCCCACGGGAAGGTCATGTTCACCGGGAACGAGGCGCCGATCTGCGCCAGCGGCTGGGCGAAACGTGCGACCGCCGGCTTGAGCCCGATCCAGACGCCGACCGGCGTCCACACCAGCGAGGCGAAGAGCACCATCGCCGTCACGCGCAGCGCCGTCAGCCCGCCCAGGCCGGCCAGCTGCAGCAGCGTCGCGCGGTCGAGCGCGCCGTGCAGCGCGGCCACCGCGGCCGCGATCCAGGACACCGCCTCGACCGCCAGCCACAGCAGCAGCACGACGCCGACGGCGCGTGCGGCCTGCCGCATCCAGGCCGGCGGCGGCGCGGCGGCGGCCACCGGCCGGTGCAGGCGCAGCAGGACGTCGGCCAGCGGCCGGCGCAGGTGCCGGTCCAGCCAGGTGAAGACGTAGGCGCCGCGCAGCAGCTCGTAGACCCAGGAGCTCGGCGCCGAGCCCGAGTCGGTCAGCTCGTTCTTGAAGCGCTCGGCCCAGGCCAGCAGCGGCCGCCAGACGAGCTGGTCGCTCACGAGGATCAGCACCAGCATCGCCGCGACCGCGTACAGCGCCGCGCGCGTGTCGCCGCGCTCCAGCGCCAGTGCCATGTACGAGCCCAGGCCCGGCAGCTTGATGTCGCGGTTCATCACGCTGATGGCCTCGCTCTGGGCGACGAAGAACCAGCCGCCGCCGAAGGACATCATGCCGTTCCAGATCAGGCTGTGCGCCGCCGACGGCAGCTCGACGATGCGCAGCCGCTGCCAGCGGTTCAGGCCCGAGACCGTGGCCGCCTCCTGCATCTCGCCGGGGATAGCCACCAGCGCGTGGTGGAAGCCGAAGGCCATGTTCCACACCTGGCTGGTGAAGATCGCGAAGATCGACGCGCACTCCACGCCCAGCAGGCTGCCCGGGAACAGCGCCATGAAGCCGGTCACCGTCGCCGACAGGAAACCGAGCACCGGCACCGACTGCAGCACGTCCAGCGCCGGCAGGATCAGCGCACGCGCGACGCGGTTCTTGGCCGCGAGGTAGCCGACGGCCACCGCGAACAGCAGCGAGAAGCCGAAGGCGATCCACATGCGCAGCAGCGTGCGCGCGGCATAAGCCGGGATCGCCGCCGGCGACGGGTCCAGCGCCGGCATCGTCGCGGCGTCGAAGTGCACCAGCATGCCGCGGCCGACGTGCAGCGCCGACCACAGCAGGCCGATGAGGGCGAGCAGCACCAGCGCGTCGACCCACCCGAAGCGGCGGCCCGGCGGCGTGACGGCCAGTTGTGCGGCGGTGGACTTCATCGGCGCCGGGAGAGGAAGGAGGACAGGACGAGAGCTCCCGGCACAACGCCTGGGCCGCGCCGCTCGCCGACCGCATCTTTCAGGTGTAACGAGAGGCGGCCCGGATAATGCGCGGACTGCGTTCACCGTCCCGACTGCCGCTCGTCATGCTTCGCCCCACCCTGCTCTGCGCCGCATTGCTCGCCGCCACCGTCCCGGCCCACGCCGAAAGCATCGCGATCTCGATCTCGGGCGCCGGCTCGGCCTCGTCGGCCAGCGTCTCCGAATCGATCGAGGCCTCCAGCCACGGCTCGAGCAAGGCGCGCGACGTGGTCGCCGGCGACTACCGCGTCGTCGAGATCGCCGAAGCGCCCGGCCGCCCCGGCACGCTGCGGCTGGCGCTGGAGCCGCTGGACGCGGCCGCCGGCCGCGCCTTCGTGCTCTACCTGCCGCCCGAAGCCGGCGCCGCCGCGGCCCTGGCCGCCGGCGACGTGGTGCGCGCGCGGGAACACGACTACGGCTACGAGTTCCAGCGCGCCGACACACGCCAGCCCTTCTTCCTGGCGCTGCACGACGACTGGCAGCAGCAGCTCGCGCCGCGCGCGGTCCTGCTCTGATGCGCAGCGCCGCCGCGGCGGCGCTGCTGGCCGGCGTCGCCTGCGGCGCCCAGGCCGGGCTGCCCGGCTTGTGCGACCGGCCGGCGACGCTCAGCGCCGCGCAGCAGCACCGGCTGCTGCAGCTGGCGGCGCTGATCCGGCGCGAACTCCAGGCCAGCGACGCCAGCGCGGCGCTGATCGCCCGCTCGGGCACCGACCTCGGCCGCTTCGGCATCCGCTACTCGCACGCCGCGCTGGCGCTGCACGACAACCCGCTGTCGCCCTGGGCCGTGCGCCAGCTCTATTACGCCTGCGACGAGGCGCGGCCGCGGCTCTTCGACCAGGGTCTGGCCGGGTTCGTCTCCGGCACCGACGACGCCGAACGCGGTTTCGTCTCGGTGCTGCTGCTGCCGCCCGAGGACGGCCGCGCCGTGCAGGCGGCGGCGCTGGACAAGCGGCGCGCGCTGCGCCTGCTGGGCGCCGCCTACAGCGCCAACGCCTACGCCTGGGCGACGACGTACCAGAACTGCAACCAGTGGGTCGCCGAGCTGCTGGCCGACGCCTGGCAGCCGTTGGCCGATGGCCCGGCGCCGCGCGCCGGGGCCCAGGCCTGGCTGCGTGCGCAGGGCTACGAGCCGACAGCGGTCGCGGTCGGTTCGCACGCGCTGGTCTTCGCCGCCCAGCTCGTGCCTTACGTGCACGCCGGCGACCACCCGCTGGCCGACCTACAGGCGCTGACGATGCGTGTCAGCCTGCCGGCCTCGATCGAGGCCTTCGTGCAGCGCCGCCTGCCGGGCGCGCAGCGGCTGGAGTTCTGCCACGCCGGCGGCCGGGCGGTCGTGCGCCGCGGCGGCCCGCCGCTGCCGGCCGACTGCAGCGCCGGGCCGGGCGACGAACTGGTGGCGCTGGACGACTGAGCGGCCGGCCGCGCCGTCGGATTCAGGGCCGCTCGCCGGCGGCCAGACGGCGCTCGATGTCCTCGGCCACCGCCGGCAGCGCCGCGATCGTGTCGATGACGTAATGCGGCCGCGCCGGCGCGAACTCGGCGGCGACGCGGCGGCACGCCAGTTCGCGCTCGGCTTCGCTGGCGGCGAGGTACTCGTCCAGCGTCCAGCCGCAGGGGCTGCCCGACAGCGCCAGGCCGACGGTCCACATGCCGGCGTTGCGGCCTTCCAGCAGGCCCGGCAGCGTGTCGTCCGCCTTCACGCAGTGCGCCACCGAGCCGAGGCCCAGTTCGAGCACGTTGGCCAGCGCCATCCACGGGCCCGGGCGCGCGCCGGCGCGCAGGTCGTCGGCGCAGACGGTGCAGTCGGGCACGTAGCCCTGCGCCGCCACCACCTCCATCAGGCGCTGCATCACCGCCCGCGGGTAGCCGGTCGTCGAGCCGATCTTCAGGCCGCGCGCGCGGAGCGCCTGCACGGCGTCCAGCGCACCCGGGATCAGCTCGCCGTGCTGGCCGACACGTTCGACCTGCAGCGGGATGAAGGTCTGGTACAGGTGCTCGACATCCTCGCGCCGCATCGCTGTGCCGAAACGCGATTGCCAGCGTGCGGCGATCTCGGGGTCGCGGCCCAGGGCCTCGATGTGCTGCCACTTGCCCAGGCCCATCGGCCGGCGCGCTTCGGCCAGCGTGATGTCGAAGTCGTAGGCCGCCTTGAAGGCGTCGACGAAGATCTGGGTCGGCGCGAAGGAGCCGAAGTCGACGACGGTGCCGGCCCAGTCGAGGATCACGGCTTCGAGGGTGTGCTGCATGGTCGGAGATTCTGAAGAGTTCAGCCGGAGGTCTTGCGCGAGCGCGCGGCGGCGCAGGCGGCGAGAAAGTCGGGGGCCTGCGGGTCGAAGTCGCCGAGGCGGCCGGGCGCGGCCGGCGCCGGGTCGACGAAGGGCGCGGCGCCGCGCACGAGTTCGCCGACCAGCCGCCCCACCCCGCCCGAGAACGTGATGCCCGAGCCGTTGCAGCCGGCGGCGACCACCAGCCCGGCCAGGCCCGGCGCCGTGCCGACGACGAGCTGGCCGTCGGGCGTGTAGGCGCTGGGCCCGCTGACGGCGTGCGCGATGCCCAGCGTCGGCAGCACCGGCAGGTGGCGGCCCAGGTCCTCGGCCGCGGCGGCCAGCGTCTGCCAGCCTTCGGCGTCCTCGGGCTCGAAGGCGAAGCCGCCCAGGTCGGCCGGCAGGCGGCGCGCGTCGACGACCGCCGGGCGCGGCTCGCGCACGCCGAACAGCAGGCCGCCGAGCTCGGGCCGGGCGTAGGCCCGGATCGCCGGCATCAGCACGATCGCGCCCTCGCGCGGGAAACACGGCGCCGGCGTGCTGATCCAGTACTGGCTGCGCACCGGCGCCAGCGGCAGCGGCAGGCCGGCCGGCGCGCTCAGCACATTGGCCCAGGCGCCGGTGGCGAGCACCACCATGTCCGCGCCGACAAACCCGTCGGCGGTCTCGACGCCGCGCACGCGGCTGCCGTCGACGACGAGGCGCCGCACCTCGGCGGTCTCGATGCGCACGCCGTGGCGCACGGCGACCCGCAGAACGGCGCTGGCGAGCGAATGCGGGTCCAGCCAGCCGTCGTCGGGGAAAAACAGCGCGTGCTCGAAAGCGCGCGGGTCGAGCCAGGGCGCGAGCGCCAGCGCCGCCTCGTGCGGGAGCCAACGCGAGGCGACGCCGTTGGCGGCGCCGATCGCCGCGCGTGCTTCGAGCAGCGGCCGCAGCGCCGCCGGCGCGACGTGCAGCGCGCCCGAGGCGTGCCAGCCCAGCGCCTCGCCCTCGGCCTGCAGCGTGGCGATCGTCGCCAGCGTCTGGCGCGCCAGCGCGATCTGGCCCGGGTCGTCGCGCACCGCGGTGACCAGCGCCGCCGCGCGCGCGGTGGCACCGGCGGCCGGCTGCAGCCGTTCGAGCACACGCACGCGCGGCCCCCAGCCGTGGCGCGCCAGCTCACAGGCCACCGCGGCGCCGAAGACGCCGGCGCCGACGACGAGCACGTCGCGTTCGGCCATTTCAGCGCGGCGTCGGGATGCCCATCGTGCGCAGCGTGCGCGCCACCGCGTCGACGACGCCGTCGACGTCGGCCGGCGCCAGCGCGCCGATGCAGCCGACGCGGAAAGTCTCGACCCGCGTCAGCTTGCCCGGATAGAGGATGTAGCCGCGCTCGCGCACGCCGCGGTAGAAGGTGTCGAAGTCCCAGGCCGGGTGGCGCGGTGCGTGGAAGGTGACGATCACCGGCGACTGCACTTCGGGCCGCAGAAAGGGCTGCAGGCCCAGCGCGCCCAGGCCGTCGACGAGGCGGCGACCGTTGGCGGCGTAACGCGCGCCGCGGGCGGCGACGCCGCCTTCTTCGTCGAACTGGCGCAGCGCCTCGGCCAGCGCGGCGACGACGTGGGTCGGCGGCGTGAAGCGCCACTGCGTCGTGCGCTGCAGATAGCGCCACTGGTCGTGCAGGTCCAGCGCCAGCGAATGGCAGCGGCCGGCGCTGGCCTCCAGCGCCGTGCGACTGGCGATGACGAAGCCCATGCCGGGCACGCCTTCCAGGCCCTTGCCCGAGGCCGCGACGAGGGCGTCGAAGGGCGTCGTGCGCGCGTCGATGGCCACCGCGGCGTAGGAGCTCATCGCGTCGACGATCAGCGCCCGGCCGCGTTCGGCGACGACCCGCGCGATGTCCTCGAGCGGGTTCAGGATGCCGGTGCCGGTCTCGCAGTGCACGACGGCGACGTGGCTGAGGCCGGGGTCGGCGTCGAGCGCGGCGGCGATCGCCGCCGGCGACATCGGCTGGTCCTCGGGCACCGTCAGCTCGACCGCGGCGCGGCCGATGGTCGCCAGGATGCGCAGGATGCGCGCGCAGTAGGCGCCGTGGTTGGGCACCAGAACCTTGCCGTCGCGCGGCACCAGCGTGCCCAGCGCGGCCTCGACGGCGAAGGTGCCGCTGCCCTGCATCGGCACCGCGACGTGGGTCTCGCCGGCGTGCACGATGTCGACGAGGCGGCGGCAGACCTCGGCGGTGATGCGGTTGAAGGCTTCGTCCCAGGAGCCGCGGTCGTGCAGCATCGCCTGCTTGGTGCGCAGCGAGGTGCTCAGCGGGCCGGGGGTCAGCAGCAGCGGGTCACGGTCGATCAGGGGCATGGTCGTGTCGGGTCAGCGGGGGGCGAGGCGCCAGGCCTGGCGGCTCCTCAGCAGTCGTTCGGCAAGCACGTGCAGCAGGCTGTAGGCGGCGGTGGTCGCCACCACCAGCGCGGCCATCGCCGCGGCCGGGCCCAGGTCGCCGGCTTCGTCGAGGTTGAGGATCGAGACCGAGGCCGGCAGCGTCTCCGGCGAGTACAGGAAGACCAGCGCCGAGACGGTGGTCATCGCGTTGATGAACAGGTAGCGCGCGATCTCCATCACCGCCGGCAGGCACACCGGCAGCGTCACGCGCCAGAAGGTGCGCCAGCGTGCGACCTTCAGCGACGCCGACACGGCCTCGAACTCGCGGTCCAGGCTCTTCAGCGCGGTCAGTGCCGTCAGGTGGCAGGCGCTGTAGTAGTGCACCACCGTCACCGCCACCAGCAGCGGAAAGCCGCGGTACAGCCCGCCCAGCGGGTTGCCGGGGTGGTTGAAGAACAGGATGCAGCCGATGCCCAGCACCAGCCCGGGCACGCCCATCGGCAGCGAGGCCAAGGCCTGCACCGCCGCCGCCAGGCGGCCGTCACGCAGCCCGGTCTTCTCGATCAGCCAGGCGGTGCCGAAGACGAAAGGCGTGCCCACCAGCGCGGTGGCCAGCGCCAGCCGCAGGCTGTTGAACCAGGCGTCGCCGACGCCGGCCTCGGCCAGGCCCCAGGTGTAGTGGCGCAGCGTCGGCGCCAGGTTGTAGGGCCAGAAGGTGATGAACGAGGTGGCGACCGCCATGCCCAGCACCGCCAGCAGCGCCGCCGCGACGACGGCGACGAAGGCCAGCAGCAGCCCGTCGCGCAGCGGCTCGGGCCGGGCGACGTAAGGCACGGCGCGCGCCGTGAGGCTCGCCTGCTGGCGGCGCTGCACGAGGCGGTCGACGCCGAAGGCCAGCAGCACCGGCGTCAGCAGCAGCAGCGCGACGACGGCGCCGCGGCCGAAGTTGTGCAGGCCCACGGCCTGCACGTAGATCTCGACCGCCAGCACCGGGAAGTTGCCGCCGACGACCTTCGGGATGCCGAACTCGCTGACCGAGTAGGCGAAGACGACCAGCGCCGCGCTGACCAGGCCGTAGCGCGCCGCCGGCAGCGTGACGGTGACGAAACGCCGCCAGCGCGAGGCGCGCAGCGCGTCGGCGGCTTCGTACAGCCGCGCGTCGGCGTGGGCCAGCGCGACGACGAGGATCATCAGCGCGTGCGGAAAGGCGGCGAACACCGTCGCCAGCACGATGCCCGGCGCACCGTAGATCGAGGCGCCGCCCATCCAGCTCTTGGCCAGGCCCTGGTTGCCGAACCACTGGA is a window encoding:
- a CDS encoding ABC transporter ATP-binding protein; its protein translation is MDLRLPETATPLAQLCAVSKSYKTAGGHELKVLDDIDLAVGRGEFVALLGQSGSGKSTILRCLVGLVEPSTGRVLAGGRPLAGVNRDASVVFQTFALYPWLTVAQNVAVGLMSRPMALAERDAAIDRAIELIGLGNHHAAYPRELSGGMRQRVGIARALVSQPRLLCLDEAFSALDVLTAENLRQELLALWRTPGGGPDSVFMVTHNIEEAVEMATRIVVVFPRPGRIGLVLENKLPYPRDARDPEFQRLVQLIHDAITRTALPDLPPETATAGQPISRARPRMEAIPLVAVGQILGLLSILNDAPELSNIYDISDEIGREFGDTIAIVKAAEILELIETPKDQVRFTELGRRFVAASGEERRRIFAAQVFKLRIFHVLLALLREHEAVDADQVIHEIATALPYENPERSFETMVAWGRYAGLMDFNAKTRKLFVPGAEDLPAEIAG
- a CDS encoding putative 2-aminoethylphosphonate ABC transporter permease subunit; translation: MNTVAAPWPRIAPAETGPRLLLLGAAALLALFLLAPLAALLGQSLVDDAGQWSLARFREFAATPGVATAAWNTLWIAALVTAITVPLAFVYAYALQRSTLPAKPLWRVFGLSPLLGPSLIGAVGVIQWFGNQGLAKSWMGGASIYGAPGIVLATVFAAFPHALMILVVALAHADARLYEAADALRASRWRRFVTVTLPAARYGLVSAALVVFAYSVSEFGIPKVVGGNFPVLAVEIYVQAVGLHNFGRGAVVALLLLTPVLLAFGVDRLVQRRQQASLTARAVPYVARPEPLRDGLLLAFVAVVAAALLAVLGMAVATSFITFWPYNLAPTLRHYTWGLAEAGVGDAWFNSLRLALATALVGTPFVFGTAWLIEKTGLRDGRLAAAVQALASLPMGVPGLVLGIGCILFFNHPGNPLGGLYRGFPLLVAVTVVHYYSACHLTALTALKSLDREFEAVSASLKVARWRTFWRVTLPVCLPAVMEIARYLFINAMTTVSALVFLYSPETLPASVSILNLDEAGDLGPAAAMAALVVATTAAYSLLHVLAERLLRSRQAWRLAPR
- a CDS encoding ABC transporter permease, giving the protein MKSTAAQLAVTPPGRRFGWVDALVLLALIGLLWSALHVGRGMLVHFDAATMPALDPSPAAIPAYAARTLLRMWIAFGFSLLFAVAVGYLAAKNRVARALILPALDVLQSVPVLGFLSATVTGFMALFPGSLLGVECASIFAIFTSQVWNMAFGFHHALVAIPGEMQEAATVSGLNRWQRLRIVELPSAAHSLIWNGMMSFGGGWFFVAQSEAISVMNRDIKLPGLGSYMALALERGDTRAALYAVAAMLVLILVSDQLVWRPLLAWAERFKNELTDSGSAPSSWVYELLRGAYVFTWLDRHLRRPLADVLLRLHRPVAAAAPPPAWMRQAARAVGVVLLLWLAVEAVSWIAAAVAALHGALDRATLLQLAGLGGLTALRVTAMVLFASLVWTPVGVWIGLKPAVARFAQPLAQIGASFPVNMTFPWAVGFFVAHQVSLDWGSIALLAMGTQWYILFNVVAGASAIPNDLKEAARMSGLRGWALWRTLILPAVFPAWVTGACTAAGGAWNASIVAELASWGDTTLRAQGLGAFIADVTRRGDTPLIVASIAVMSLFVVATNKLVWRPLYAYAERRFKLE
- a CDS encoding DUF2145 domain-containing protein: MRSAAAAALLAGVACGAQAGLPGLCDRPATLSAAQQHRLLQLAALIRRELQASDASAALIARSGTDLGRFGIRYSHAALALHDNPLSPWAVRQLYYACDEARPRLFDQGLAGFVSGTDDAERGFVSVLLLPPEDGRAVQAAALDKRRALRLLGAAYSANAYAWATTYQNCNQWVAELLADAWQPLADGPAPRAGAQAWLRAQGYEPTAVAVGSHALVFAAQLVPYVHAGDHPLADLQALTMRVSLPASIEAFVQRRLPGAQRLEFCHAGGRAVVRRGGPPLPADCSAGPGDELVALDD
- a CDS encoding NAD(P)/FAD-dependent oxidoreductase, which encodes MAERDVLVVGAGVFGAAVACELARHGWGPRVRVLERLQPAAGATARAAALVTAVRDDPGQIALARQTLATIATLQAEGEALGWHASGALHVAPAALRPLLEARAAIGAANGVASRWLPHEAALALAPWLDPRAFEHALFFPDDGWLDPHSLASAVLRVAVRHGVRIETAEVRRLVVDGSRVRGVETADGFVGADMVVLATGAWANVLSAPAGLPLPLAPVRSQYWISTPAPCFPREGAIVLMPAIRAYARPELGGLLFGVREPRPAVVDARRLPADLGGFAFEPEDAEGWQTLAAAAEDLGRHLPVLPTLGIAHAVSGPSAYTPDGQLVVGTAPGLAGLVVAAGCNGSGITFSGGVGRLVGELVRGAAPFVDPAPAAPGRLGDFDPQAPDFLAACAAARSRKTSG
- the phnX gene encoding phosphonoacetaldehyde hydrolase, with translation MQHTLEAVILDWAGTVVDFGSFAPTQIFVDAFKAAYDFDITLAEARRPMGLGKWQHIEALGRDPEIAARWQSRFGTAMRREDVEHLYQTFIPLQVERVGQHGELIPGALDAVQALRARGLKIGSTTGYPRAVMQRLMEVVAAQGYVPDCTVCADDLRAGARPGPWMALANVLELGLGSVAHCVKADDTLPGLLEGRNAGMWTVGLALSGSPCGWTLDEYLAASEAERELACRRVAAEFAPARPHYVIDTIAALPAVAEDIERRLAAGERP
- a CDS encoding 2-aminoethylphosphonate--pyruvate transaminase, with the protein product MPLIDRDPLLLTPGPLSTSLRTKQAMLHDRGSWDEAFNRITAEVCRRLVDIVHAGETHVAVPMQGSGTFAVEAALGTLVPRDGKVLVPNHGAYCARILRILATIGRAAVELTVPEDQPMSPAAIAAALDADPGLSHVAVVHCETGTGILNPLEDIARVVAERGRALIVDAMSSYAAVAIDARTTPFDALVAASGKGLEGVPGMGFVIASRTALEASAGRCHSLALDLHDQWRYLQRTTQWRFTPPTHVVAALAEALRQFDEEGGVAARGARYAANGRRLVDGLGALGLQPFLRPEVQSPVIVTFHAPRHPAWDFDTFYRGVRERGYILYPGKLTRVETFRVGCIGALAPADVDGVVDAVARTLRTMGIPTPR